In Miscanthus floridulus cultivar M001 chromosome 5, ASM1932011v1, whole genome shotgun sequence, one genomic interval encodes:
- the LOC136450666 gene encoding uncharacterized protein isoform X1 translates to MARTTEDDIEDVPCSDPDSPILAEYHITVPSLHDGPIQGTARHERRLLDFLEATPSVQWLKKINLGSPLIKFRLPSTSIHGSLHVQFSRKINWSSIFTVCKKWLKHPMNIALLIWLLCVGAAGGMLVLLMLGLLNDAFPSKPLRNYWIEIDNQILNALFTLMSLYEHPNIIHHTVLLCRWLPEDAAKLRKVYCKNGMCRPNERAHISFVVALLHITCLCQYADCGLYWGYPSRSRSDFADNFFFILGIAAPVFAGVYTVYSPLGRGNDALSDEETNESDMVQVESPETGTVVSNPAWSGRLFDCSEDPTACYLSFLCTFCVFGWNMERLGFGNMYVHTVIFLLLCVAPFWVFNVTAMKIHNYVLGDFIGAAGIVLCFFGLLYGGFWRIQMRKTFGLPRSRWCFGSASLTDYTQWLFCWHCVLAQEVRTGNLYDVKNGSFYEKLMDGDDVENGPGSVVTAELPVSNGVAEGNGIDVKLAVDGEMTPPTQPVIECGERERIDSDVVANGSIQLKS, encoded by the coding sequence ATGGCTCGGACCACAGAAGATGATATAGAAGATGTGCCATGTTCAGATCCAGATTCACCGATTCTGGCTGAATATCATATCACAGTTCCTTCTCTTCATGATGGACCAATTCAAGGTACAGCCCGTCATGAGCGACGACTTCTTGATTTCCTGGAAGCCACTCCCTCGGTGCAGTGGCTAAAGAAGATCAATCTTGGTTCTCCATTGATAAAATTTCGGCTGCCATCCACTAGCATCCATGGCAGCCTTCATGTTCAGTTCAGCAGAAAAATCAACTGGAGTTCAATTTTCACTGTATGCAAGAAATGGCTCAAACATCCTATGAACATTGCTCTCCTCATATGGCTGCTCTGTGTTGGTGCCGCTGGTGGCATGTTAGTCTTACTAATGTTGGGACTGCTGAACGATGCATTCCCTTCCAAGCCCTTAAGAAACTATTGGATAGAGATTGACAATCAAATACTTAACGCCCTCTTCACTCTCATGAGCTTATACGAGCACCCAAATATCATCCACCATACTGTTCTCCTCTGCCGGTGGCTGCCAGAGGACGCTGCTAAGCTCAGGAAAGTTTACTGCAAGAATGGGATGTGCCGTCCAAATGAGCGAGCACACATATCCTTTGTGGTTGCCCTCCTCCACATCACTTGCTTATGCCAGTATGCTGATTGTGGCCTGTACTGGGGCTACCCGAGCAGATCACGCTCTGATTTTGCTGACAACTTCTTCTTCATCCTAGGCATCGCTGCACCAGTCTTTGCTGGAGTATACACAGTGTACAGTCCTCTTGGCAGAGGCAATGATGCTCTGTCTGATGAAGAAACCAATGAATCAGACATGGTTCAAGTCGAGTCACCTGAAACAGGAACTGTGGTGAGCAATCCTGCATGGTCTGGCAGGCTGTTTGACTGCAGCGAGGACCCTACTGCATGCTACCTCTCTTTCCTCTGCACGTTCTGTGTGTTTGGGTGGAACATGGAGCGGCTTGGGTTTGGCAACATGTATGTGCACACAGTCATTTTCCTGCTTCTGTGTGTTGCGCCATTCTGGGTGTTCAATGTCACAGCAATGAAAATCCACAACTACGTCCTTGGCGATTTCATTGGTGCTGCAGGGATTGTGCTGTGTTTCTTTGGTCTGCTGTACGGTGGTTTCTGGAGGATCCAGATGAGGAAGACATTTGGGCTGCCCAGAAGTAGGTGGTGCTTTGGATCAGCATCACTAACAGACTACACACAGTGGTTATTCTGCTGGCACTGCGTGCTTGCACAGGAGGTGCGCACTGGGAACCTATACGATGTGAAGAACGGCAGCTTCTATGAGAAACTTATGGACGGTGATGATGTGGAGAATGGGCCAGGATCAGTGGTTACGGCTGAATTGCCAGTCTCTAATGGAGTAGCAGAGGGGAATGGTATCGATGTCAAACTCGCGGTGGATGGTGAAATGACCCCACCCACCCAACCAGTAATAGAATGTGGGGAGAGGGAACGAATTGATTCAGATGTCGTGGCAAATGGTAGCATCCAGCTCAAAAGCTAA
- the LOC136450666 gene encoding copper transport protein ATX1-like isoform X2 — MQLYRLQDAERQATLLGGCFEFGTVVSYSATLRLYSPGTMAVVELKVGMHCERCIKAIKKAIKTIDDMESYHLETEINKVTVTGNVTPEEVVKALHKIGKTATSWAED; from the exons ATGCAGCTATATAGGCTCCAGGATGCAGAGAGGCAGGCAACTCTACTTGGAGGCTGTTTTGAGTTTGGTACAGTAGTCTCCTACTCAGCTACTCTCCGGCTCTACTCTCCAGGAACCATGGCT GTTGTGGAGTTGAAGGTTGGGATGCACTGTGAAAGGTGCATCAAGGCCATTAAAAAGGCAATCAAAACGATTGACG ATATGGAGAGCTATCATCTTGAGACGGAGATAAACAAGGTCACGGTGACAGGAAACGTTACCCCAGAGGAAGTCGTCAAGGCTCTCCACAAGATTGGGAAGACGGCAACCAGCTGGGCCGAAGACTGA